One Kineococcus aurantiacus genomic window carries:
- a CDS encoding MFS transporter — MPRRRTLPATALLAATMFAAVTTEVLPVGLLPQLSAAFGVGEAGIGWWVTAYALVVAVGAVPLTSALARVRRRPALVALLLAYALSNAVVVAAPGYAVAVAARLLGGLAHAGVFSVAVATAVALVPREEAGRALALVNGGIALALSLGVPLGTAVGEAVGWRWAFGATSVLLLVLAAAALRLVPATLAAHEDVPPVLPALRRPGLPGLALATVALTLGHYGVYTYVTPVVLAAGVRLDHVSLVLFGYGAAGVVGVLVAGVVADRHPLAALRASVAVLLGCVVAVVLAGSAAPTTAVVAVWGAAFGALPTLLQTVALRVTDGSDAAPAVVNASFNVGIGGGAVLGGSLLGAGPGWQAGVAGALVACGLLLTRGARPARLPQPVPGAVSPGVRPRR, encoded by the coding sequence GTGCCGCGACGAAGGACCCTGCCCGCCACCGCCCTGCTGGCCGCGACGATGTTCGCCGCGGTCACCACCGAGGTCCTGCCCGTCGGCCTGCTGCCGCAGCTGTCCGCCGCGTTCGGCGTCGGCGAGGCCGGGATCGGCTGGTGGGTCACCGCCTACGCGCTCGTCGTCGCCGTCGGGGCCGTGCCGCTGACCTCCGCGCTGGCGCGGGTGCGGCGGCGCCCCGCGCTGGTCGCCCTGCTGCTGGCGTACGCCCTGAGCAACGCCGTCGTCGTCGCCGCCCCCGGCTACGCCGTCGCCGTCGCGGCCCGCCTGCTGGGCGGCCTGGCCCACGCGGGCGTCTTCAGCGTCGCCGTCGCCACGGCCGTCGCCCTCGTCCCGCGCGAGGAGGCCGGGCGGGCCCTGGCCCTGGTCAACGGCGGCATCGCCCTGGCCCTCAGCCTCGGGGTCCCGCTCGGGACGGCCGTGGGCGAGGCCGTCGGCTGGCGCTGGGCCTTCGGGGCGACCTCGGTGCTGCTGCTCGTCCTGGCCGCGGCCGCGCTGCGGCTGGTGCCCGCCACGCTGGCCGCCCACGAGGACGTGCCGCCGGTCCTGCCGGCGCTGCGGCGCCCCGGGCTGCCCGGGCTCGCCCTCGCCACGGTCGCCCTGACCCTGGGCCACTACGGCGTCTACACGTACGTGACCCCGGTCGTCCTGGCGGCCGGGGTGCGTCTGGACCACGTGAGCCTGGTCCTGTTCGGTTACGGCGCAGCCGGTGTCGTCGGCGTGCTGGTGGCCGGTGTGGTCGCCGACCGGCACCCGCTGGCGGCGCTGCGCGCGAGCGTCGCGGTGCTGCTGGGCTGCGTCGTGGCCGTCGTCCTGGCCGGGTCGGCCGCGCCGACGACCGCCGTGGTCGCCGTGTGGGGCGCGGCCTTCGGGGCGCTGCCGACGCTGCTGCAGACCGTCGCCCTGCGCGTCACGGACGGCAGCGACGCGGCCCCCGCGGTGGTCAACGCGAGCTTCAACGTCGGCATCGGCGGCGGGGCCGTGCTCGGGGGGTCCCTGCTGGGCGCCGGGCCCGGCTGGCAGGCCGGGGTGGCGGGCGCGCTCGTCGCGTGCGGGCTGCTGCTGACGAGGGGCGCCCGCCCGGCCCGGCTCCCGCAGCCGGTCCCCGGCGCCGTCAGCCCCGGGGTGCGTCCTCGGCGGTGA
- a CDS encoding hydroxyacid dehydrogenase has product MIRAALAMSRPSYDRVVDASFLDRLRRTVDLAPAPLTEFTSPAARAVLADVEVLVTGWGCAPLDAAAVAAAPRLRAVVHTAGTVRGHVRDAVWDRGVVVSSAAAANAVPVAEYTLAVVLLTGKGVLAAAEAYRRVRTRAATAVSERGGNLGATVGVLSASLVGRRVVELLRPFDLHVLVHDPHVPEEELRALGAEPVGLLELAARSDVFSIHTPLLPETRGLVDARVLAALRDGATVVNTARGAVVDADALAAELVSGRLNAVLDVTDPEPLPPDSPLWECRNVLLTPHVAGSLGNELRRLTTSAAEEVERFAAGLPLAHPVTRPALSRTA; this is encoded by the coding sequence ATGATCCGCGCCGCGCTCGCGATGAGCCGCCCGAGCTACGACCGGGTCGTCGACGCGTCGTTCCTCGACCGGCTGCGCCGCACCGTCGACCTGGCCCCCGCCCCGCTGACGGAGTTCACCAGCCCGGCCGCCCGGGCCGTCCTGGCCGACGTCGAGGTGCTCGTCACGGGCTGGGGGTGCGCCCCCCTGGACGCCGCGGCCGTCGCGGCCGCCCCCCGGCTGCGGGCCGTCGTGCACACCGCCGGGACGGTGCGCGGGCACGTGCGCGACGCCGTGTGGGACCGCGGCGTCGTCGTCTCCTCGGCCGCCGCCGCCAACGCGGTGCCCGTCGCCGAGTACACCCTCGCCGTCGTCCTGCTCACCGGCAAGGGGGTCCTGGCCGCCGCCGAGGCCTACCGGCGGGTCCGGACCCGCGCCGCGACGGCCGTCAGCGAGCGCGGGGGGAACCTCGGGGCGACCGTGGGGGTCCTGTCGGCCTCCCTCGTGGGGCGCCGGGTCGTGGAACTGCTGCGCCCCTTCGACCTGCACGTCCTCGTCCACGACCCGCACGTGCCCGAGGAGGAGCTGCGGGCCCTGGGCGCCGAACCCGTCGGCCTGCTGGAACTGGCGGCCCGCAGCGACGTGTTCAGCATCCACACCCCGCTGCTGCCCGAGACCCGCGGCCTGGTGGACGCCCGGGTGCTGGCCGCCCTGCGCGACGGCGCGACGGTGGTGAACACCGCGCGCGGCGCCGTCGTGGACGCCGACGCCCTCGCGGCCGAACTGGTCTCGGGCCGGCTCAACGCCGTCCTGGACGTCACCGACCCCGAACCCCTGCCGCCGGACTCGCCGCTGTGGGAGTGCCGCAACGTCCTGCTGACCCCGCACGTGGCGGGGTCGCTGGGCAACGAGCTGCGCCGGCTGACGACCTCGGCCGCCGAGGAGGTCGAGCGCTTCGCCGCCGGCCTGCCGCTGGCCCACCCCGTCACCCGGCCCGCCCTGTCCCGCACCGCCTGA
- a CDS encoding substrate-binding domain-containing protein, with the protein MSETTGARPDGPLARRERIAALVAARGTARVADLAAELGAAPVTVRRDVEALALAGRLHRRHGVVSAARPGATALGRVVAVGEPNGYLAEILRGADAAVAAHGGRYVLEVARDHAATRAAVERAAQAPDVSGILYAPRWSSPDDLAADVVARACPPHVPLVLVERFAPRGSLLAQRDAVRSDHATGVHQALSHLRAHGHRRVVAFCRDDSPTARTLRGCFADAMRSLGLAVLSEPLLSSDRADAARRLQAPDPAEAVRRLGATAVLVHSDTDALSLVPRLVGAGLRVPDDVSVVAYDDVVAGLGDVRLSAVAPPKREVGRAAVDLLAWRATAPGAPCRHLEIAPHLVERHSVRSIDPR; encoded by the coding sequence ATGAGCGAGACGACCGGAGCGCGCCCGGACGGGCCGCTGGCCCGGCGGGAGCGGATCGCCGCCCTCGTCGCGGCGCGCGGCACGGCCCGGGTGGCCGACCTCGCCGCCGAGCTGGGCGCGGCCCCCGTCACCGTGCGCCGCGACGTCGAGGCCCTCGCCCTGGCCGGGCGGCTGCACCGGCGGCACGGGGTGGTCAGCGCCGCCCGCCCCGGCGCCACGGCGCTGGGCCGGGTCGTGGCCGTGGGGGAACCGAACGGCTACCTCGCGGAGATCCTGCGCGGGGCCGACGCGGCCGTCGCGGCCCACGGCGGGCGGTACGTGCTGGAGGTCGCGCGCGACCACGCCGCCACGCGCGCGGCCGTCGAGCGGGCCGCGCAGGCCCCGGACGTGTCGGGGATCCTCTACGCCCCGCGCTGGAGCTCCCCCGACGACCTCGCCGCCGACGTCGTCGCGCGCGCCTGCCCCCCGCACGTGCCGCTCGTGCTGGTCGAGCGGTTCGCCCCGCGCGGGTCGCTGCTGGCCCAGCGCGACGCGGTCCGCAGCGACCACGCGACGGGGGTCCACCAGGCGCTGTCGCACCTGCGCGCCCACGGCCACCGGCGCGTCGTGGCGTTCTGCCGCGACGACTCCCCCACCGCCCGCACGCTGCGCGGCTGCTTCGCCGACGCGATGCGCTCGCTGGGGCTGGCGGTGCTGAGCGAGCCACTGCTGAGCTCCGACCGCGCCGACGCCGCCCGGCGGCTGCAGGCCCCCGACCCGGCCGAGGCCGTGCGGCGGCTGGGGGCCACCGCCGTCCTGGTGCACTCCGACACCGACGCGCTGTCCCTGGTGCCGCGGCTGGTGGGGGCGGGGCTGCGGGTGCCCGACGACGTCAGCGTCGTCGCCTACGACGACGTCGTGGCGGGTCTGGGGGACGTGCGGCTGTCGGCGGTGGCCCCGCCCAAGCGCGAGGTGGGGCGGGCCGCGGTGGACCTGCTGGCCTGGCGGGCGACGGCACCGGGAGCCCCCTGCCGGCACCTGGAGATCGCCCCGCACCTGGTGGAGCGGCACAGCGTCCGATCGATCGACCCGCGCTGA
- a CDS encoding beta-class carbonic anhydrase translates to MSPVDPFADVLTANAAYAETFVDDGRPGLAGVGLAVITCMDSRISPLEMLGLAKGDAKILRNAGARVTEDTLRTLVLAHYLLGVDRVLLLAHTDCGMTKNTDAAVHAKVLAEGVDTRSIDFRTISDQRATLVHDVQRIRSWPFLPPTMPVAGGVYDVRTGAIEMVVGADVTAEDAPRG, encoded by the coding sequence ATGTCCCCCGTGGATCCCTTCGCCGACGTCCTGACCGCCAACGCCGCGTACGCCGAGACCTTCGTCGACGACGGCCGCCCCGGCCTCGCCGGGGTCGGCCTCGCCGTGATCACCTGCATGGACTCCCGCATCTCGCCGCTGGAGATGCTGGGTCTGGCCAAGGGCGACGCGAAGATCCTGCGCAACGCCGGCGCGCGCGTCACCGAGGACACCCTGCGCACCCTCGTCCTGGCCCACTACCTGCTGGGGGTGGACCGCGTGCTGCTGCTGGCGCACACCGACTGCGGCATGACGAAGAACACCGACGCGGCCGTGCACGCCAAGGTCCTGGCCGAGGGGGTCGACACGCGCAGCATCGACTTCCGCACCATCTCCGACCAGCGCGCCACGCTCGTGCACGACGTGCAGCGCATCCGGTCCTGGCCGTTCCTGCCGCCGACGATGCCCGTCGCGGGCGGCGTCTACGACGTGCGGACCGGGGCCATCGAGATGGTCGTGGGCGCCGACGTCACCGCCGAGGACGCACCCCGGGGCTGA
- a CDS encoding ROK family transcriptional regulator, with product MSKTRADLLRLVHRTPGLTRAEAARTLGTSSGAATDAVATLVAERRLLEGEPRSDGRRGRPTRPLLPHPEGPLVLAGQVDHRDWRVRVVELGGTTVTEESGTHDGSAPAPVLDAVRAAARRASRRFGDRLRGAALAVPGPVREGSRLDAPLLGWTDVDLRAAWPGRLATRVVRHANDARCAGLAESVRGPATGAGLHLHLHLAEGLGGAVVREGLLLEGRHTATGEFGHLPLGDPAVRCGCGATGCWGTALGGDGDPVVTALARGTAGLVNSLDPDLVTLGGRAGALVGRPGFAAEFARGLMDVRRADPPPVLPAALGADGPVVGAAELVWDAVLR from the coding sequence GTGAGCAAAACCAGGGCCGACCTCCTGCGGCTCGTCCACCGCACCCCCGGGCTGACCCGCGCCGAGGCCGCCCGCACCCTCGGGACCAGTTCCGGCGCAGCCACCGACGCCGTCGCCACCCTCGTCGCCGAACGCCGTCTCCTAGAGGGCGAACCCCGCTCCGACGGCCGCCGCGGACGGCCCACCCGCCCCCTGCTGCCCCACCCCGAGGGCCCGCTGGTGCTCGCCGGGCAGGTCGACCACCGCGACTGGCGCGTGCGCGTCGTCGAGCTCGGCGGCACCACCGTGACCGAGGAGTCCGGCACCCACGACGGGTCGGCCCCCGCCCCCGTCCTGGACGCCGTGCGCGCCGCCGCCCGCCGCGCCTCCCGCCGCTTCGGCGACCGGCTGCGCGGCGCGGCGCTCGCCGTCCCCGGCCCCGTGCGCGAGGGGTCCCGGCTCGACGCGCCGCTGCTGGGCTGGACCGACGTCGACCTGCGCGCCGCCTGGCCCGGCCGGCTGGCGACCCGGGTCGTGCGGCACGCCAACGACGCCCGCTGCGCCGGGCTGGCCGAGTCCGTGCGGGGCCCGGCCACCGGCGCGGGCCTGCACCTGCACCTGCACCTGGCCGAGGGCCTCGGCGGCGCGGTCGTGCGCGAGGGCCTGCTGCTGGAGGGCCGGCACACCGCCACGGGCGAGTTCGGGCACCTGCCCCTCGGCGACCCCGCCGTGCGCTGCGGCTGCGGCGCCACCGGCTGCTGGGGCACCGCGCTGGGCGGGGACGGCGACCCGGTCGTCACCGCCCTCGCCCGCGGGACGGCGGGCCTGGTGAACTCCCTCGACCCCGACCTGGTCACCCTCGGCGGGCGGGCCGGGGCGCTCGTGGGCCGGCCCGGGTTCGCGGCGGAGTTCGCCCGCGGGCTCATGGACGTGCGCCGGGCCGACCCCCCACCCGTGCTGCCCGCCGCGCTCGGCGCCGACGGTCCGGTCGTGGGGGCCGCCGAACTGGTGTGGGACGCGGTGCTGCGCTGA
- the glpK gene encoding glycerol kinase GlpK, producing MRDEHRGYVVAVDQGTTSTRCILFDHAGRLVAVAQREHRQHYPRPGWVEHDAAEIWRNVARLVPQAMAQVEATPADVVAIGIANQRETVVAWDRRTGDPVGPAIVWQDTRTADLVEELATDGGADRFTEVCGLPLATYFSGPRIAWVLRQDAALRRRAENGDVLFGTIDSWLVWNLTGGPDGGRHVTDVTNASRTMLMDLRTLDYSPGMLEVFGIPRRALPEIVPSSQVYGLARSVVPGARIGAALGDQQAALFGQTCFSPGEAKCTYGTGSFLLMNTGSEITRSSHGLLTTVAHRIGDEPPAYALEGSIAVTGALVQWLRDNLGLISTAPEVETLARTVPDNGGCYFVPAFSGLFAPHWRAEARGLLIGLTSYVTKGHIARAALESTAWQTREVVEAMDADSGLRLTSLRVDGGMTSNNLLMQTVADVLDAPVVRPMVSETVSLGAAYAAGLAVGFWPDTDALRRRWHRAGEWRPAMEPEVRERGWEDWQQAVQRTFGWIRH from the coding sequence GTGAGGGACGAGCACCGCGGCTACGTCGTCGCCGTCGACCAGGGCACCACCTCCACCCGGTGCATCCTCTTCGACCACGCCGGCCGCCTCGTCGCCGTCGCCCAGCGCGAGCACCGCCAGCACTACCCCCGCCCCGGCTGGGTCGAGCACGACGCCGCCGAGATCTGGCGCAACGTCGCCCGGCTCGTCCCGCAGGCCATGGCCCAGGTGGAGGCGACCCCGGCCGACGTCGTCGCGATCGGCATCGCCAACCAGCGCGAGACCGTCGTCGCGTGGGACCGGCGCACGGGCGACCCCGTGGGGCCCGCGATCGTCTGGCAGGACACCCGCACCGCCGACCTCGTCGAGGAGCTCGCCACCGACGGCGGCGCGGACCGGTTCACCGAGGTGTGCGGGCTGCCGCTGGCGACGTACTTCTCCGGTCCCCGCATCGCGTGGGTGCTGCGCCAGGACGCCGCGCTGCGCCGGCGCGCCGAGAACGGCGACGTCCTGTTCGGCACCATCGACTCCTGGCTGGTGTGGAACCTGACGGGCGGCCCGGACGGCGGCCGGCACGTCACCGACGTCACCAACGCCAGCCGCACGATGCTCATGGACCTGCGGACCCTCGACTACTCCCCCGGGATGCTGGAGGTGTTCGGGATCCCGCGCCGGGCGCTGCCGGAGATCGTCCCCAGCTCGCAGGTGTACGGCCTGGCCCGCTCGGTGGTGCCCGGCGCGCGCATCGGGGCCGCCCTCGGCGACCAGCAGGCCGCCCTGTTCGGCCAGACGTGCTTCTCCCCCGGGGAGGCCAAGTGCACGTACGGCACGGGCAGCTTCCTGCTGATGAACACCGGCTCGGAGATCACCCGGTCCTCGCACGGCCTGCTGACGACGGTCGCCCACCGCATCGGGGACGAACCGCCCGCGTACGCGCTGGAGGGGTCCATCGCCGTGACGGGCGCGCTCGTGCAGTGGTTGCGGGACAACCTGGGGCTCATCTCCACCGCCCCCGAGGTCGAGACCCTCGCGCGCACCGTCCCGGACAACGGCGGCTGCTACTTCGTGCCGGCGTTCTCGGGCCTGTTCGCCCCGCACTGGCGGGCGGAGGCGCGCGGTCTGCTCATCGGCCTGACGTCGTACGTCACGAAGGGCCACATCGCCCGCGCCGCGCTGGAGTCCACGGCCTGGCAGACCCGCGAGGTCGTCGAGGCGATGGACGCCGACTCGGGGCTGCGGCTGACGTCGCTGCGCGTCGACGGCGGCATGACGAGCAACAACCTGCTCATGCAGACCGTCGCCGACGTCCTCGACGCCCCCGTCGTGCGGCCCATGGTCAGCGAGACCGTGTCGCTGGGCGCGGCGTACGCGGCGGGGCTCGCGGTGGGTTTCTGGCCCGACACCGACGCGCTGCGCCGGCGCTGGCACCGCGCGGGGGAATGGCGGCCCGCCATGGAACCGGAGGTGCGCGAGCGCGGCTGGGAGGACTGGCAGCAGGCCGTGCAGCGGACGTTCGGCTGGATCCGCCACTGA
- a CDS encoding histidine phosphatase family protein yields the protein MSILVVRHGQTAWSLSGQHTGSTDVPLTAAGEDQARRLAPVFAGRRIGAVLVSPRQRARRTAELAGLADLAEDGPQVDEDLVEWDYGGYEGRTTEEISAELGRPWSVWHDGVVPGDTPGETVHQVANRARGVLRRAAALDGDRDVVLVAHGHFLRVLLATWLGLSPTAGALFALEAGTWGELGHEHERQALLRWSVPPIG from the coding sequence GTGTCGATCCTCGTCGTCCGTCACGGCCAGACCGCCTGGAGCCTGTCGGGCCAGCACACCGGCAGCACCGACGTCCCGCTCACGGCCGCGGGCGAGGACCAGGCGCGCCGCCTGGCCCCCGTCTTCGCCGGCCGCCGGATCGGGGCCGTCCTGGTCAGCCCCCGCCAGCGCGCCCGCCGCACGGCCGAGCTGGCCGGTCTGGCCGACCTCGCCGAGGACGGCCCGCAGGTCGACGAGGACCTCGTGGAGTGGGACTACGGCGGGTACGAGGGGCGGACCACCGAGGAGATCTCCGCCGAGCTCGGCCGCCCCTGGTCGGTCTGGCACGACGGCGTCGTGCCGGGGGACACCCCGGGGGAGACGGTGCACCAGGTCGCCAACCGCGCCCGGGGGGTCCTGCGCCGCGCCGCGGCCCTGGACGGGGACCGCGACGTCGTCCTGGTGGCCCACGGCCACTTCCTGCGCGTCCTGCTCGCCACCTGGCTGGGGCTGTCCCCGACGGCGGGGGCGTTGTTCGCCCTGGAGGCCGGGACGTGGGGCGAGCTGGGGCACGAGCACGAGCGCCAGGCGCTGCTGCGCTGGAGCGTTCCGCCGATCGGCTGA
- a CDS encoding DUF2264 domain-containing protein has protein sequence MSSLSAVPEDRRLSPVTGWTRDHWVAAADDLLLAVRPWATPGFGRIDLPGEPARAGWVCDGLEGFARTFLTAAFRVAGCGGDDPHDHLGNYRRGLLAGTATPGADDAESWPVIRGFREGGQPIVESASIALGLDLTREWLWDSLSGDEQDQVEAWLREALRHEPAPNNWYLFPMAVASFLTGAGRGDAETERAVDRALELLEGWYRGEGWYTDGDGRMFDHYVGWAMHLYPVLFTHLRGEGADPELGKRFGVRLREFLGTFALTFDGNGAPLHQGRSLTYRFAAVSSVAVGAVTGATPWSPGVSRSILSGAVKYFTDRGAARDGVHTRGWHGPHPATVQPYSGPASPYWCSKAFSALLAGPDHPLWTATEEPVPAAGPAATVPVAPAGWLVQTTPDGLVRVHNHGSDHHRPGHPAEPDPLYARLAYSTRTGPTSARNVAENTVTLTHRGQEGVRVSFENAGTGPGWAASRHHPRFAATELPQARVLSLVLARGAWEVRVFGGGALPVGTPLTVTGWALAAAGPAGLEQAVEGTSITLGDGELRSHLRAVAGFDRADLVRAPAGTAYGAWALVPRLRGATGPGPAVVLAALTAADPGPAPVVEVEGGRVTATFADGVQGRTSLDGEVPRVSW, from the coding sequence GTGTCGTCGCTGTCCGCCGTGCCCGAGGACCGCCGGCTCTCCCCCGTCACCGGCTGGACCCGCGACCACTGGGTCGCGGCCGCCGACGACCTGCTGCTGGCCGTGCGCCCCTGGGCCACCCCCGGTTTCGGGCGCATCGACCTGCCGGGGGAACCGGCGCGGGCCGGCTGGGTCTGCGACGGCCTGGAGGGTTTCGCCCGCACGTTCCTCACGGCCGCGTTCCGGGTCGCCGGGTGCGGCGGCGACGACCCCCACGACCACCTGGGGAACTACCGCCGCGGTCTGCTCGCCGGGACCGCGACGCCCGGCGCCGACGACGCCGAGTCCTGGCCGGTGATCCGCGGTTTCCGCGAGGGCGGGCAACCCATCGTCGAGTCGGCCTCCATCGCCCTGGGCCTGGACCTGACCCGGGAGTGGTTGTGGGACAGCCTGTCCGGTGACGAGCAGGACCAGGTGGAGGCGTGGTTGCGCGAGGCGCTGCGCCACGAACCCGCCCCGAACAACTGGTACCTGTTCCCCATGGCGGTGGCCTCGTTCCTCACCGGGGCCGGCCGCGGGGACGCCGAGACGGAACGGGCGGTCGACCGGGCCCTGGAACTGCTGGAGGGCTGGTACCGCGGCGAGGGCTGGTACACCGACGGCGACGGGCGGATGTTCGACCACTACGTCGGCTGGGCCATGCACCTGTACCCCGTGCTGTTCACCCACCTGCGCGGCGAGGGCGCGGACCCCGAACTCGGCAAGCGGTTCGGCGTGCGCCTGCGGGAGTTCCTCGGGACGTTCGCCCTGACCTTCGACGGCAACGGCGCCCCGCTGCACCAGGGCCGGTCCCTGACCTACCGGTTCGCGGCCGTCAGCTCGGTCGCGGTGGGCGCGGTGACGGGGGCGACGCCGTGGTCGCCGGGGGTGAGCCGGTCGATCCTGTCGGGGGCCGTGAAGTACTTCACCGACCGCGGCGCCGCGCGCGACGGCGTCCACACCCGCGGCTGGCACGGCCCGCACCCGGCGACCGTGCAGCCCTACTCCGGGCCCGCCTCGCCGTACTGGTGCTCCAAGGCGTTCTCGGCCCTGCTCGCCGGTCCCGACCACCCGCTGTGGACGGCCACGGAGGAACCCGTCCCGGCGGCGGGCCCGGCCGCGACGGTCCCGGTCGCCCCCGCGGGGTGGCTGGTGCAGACCACCCCCGACGGCCTGGTCCGGGTGCACAACCACGGCTCGGACCACCACCGGCCCGGCCACCCGGCGGAACCGGACCCGCTGTACGCGCGGCTGGCCTACTCCACGCGCACGGGCCCCACGTCGGCGCGCAACGTCGCGGAGAACACCGTCACCCTCACCCACCGCGGGCAGGAGGGGGTGCGGGTCTCCTTCGAGAACGCCGGGACCGGGCCGGGCTGGGCGGCCAGCCGGCACCACCCGCGGTTCGCCGCGACCGAGCTGCCGCAGGCCCGGGTGCTGTCCCTGGTCCTGGCCCGCGGCGCGTGGGAGGTCCGGGTGTTCGGCGGTGGGGCCCTGCCGGTGGGTACCCCCCTGACCGTCACCGGCTGGGCGCTGGCCGCGGCGGGACCGGCCGGCCTGGAGCAGGCCGTGGAGGGGACCTCGATCACCCTGGGCGACGGTGAGCTGCGGTCGCACCTGAGGGCGGTCGCGGGGTTCGACCGGGCCGACCTGGTGCGCGCCCCCGCCGGCACCGCGTACGGCGCGTGGGCCCTGGTGCCCCGGCTGCGGGGGGCCACCGGCCCGGGACCGGCGGTCGTCCTCGCCGCCCTGACGGCGGCCGACCCGGGCCCGGCCCCCGTCGTGGAGGTCGAGGGCGGCCGGGTCACGGCCACCTTCGCCGACGGTGTCCAGGGCCGAACGTCCCTGGACGGCGAGGTCCCTCGCGTGTCGTGGTGA
- a CDS encoding IclR family transcriptional regulator domain-containing protein, which yields MPGPIQSIERAAAVLRLLAGAGQGLGVVDIGNALGLPKTTAHGIVRTLVDVGFVVQDPDGDYRAAPDLADLGRPRIDANDLRARAVNWADSLASRTGESVRLATLAEGRALVVHHVFRPDDSAQELRTGLSLPAHACALGKVLLASAPVRPRGRLVAMTARTVVDPAALRRTLAAVREQGWALEVEELEAGVAGIAAPVRDLGGLVVGAIGIDGDSERLVDARGRPRAGLVPAVRQAARSISRGLGARDG from the coding sequence GTGCCCGGGCCCATCCAGTCCATCGAGCGCGCCGCGGCCGTCCTGCGGCTGCTCGCCGGGGCCGGTCAGGGGCTCGGCGTCGTCGACATCGGCAACGCCCTCGGGCTGCCCAAGACGACCGCGCACGGCATCGTCCGCACCCTCGTCGACGTGGGGTTCGTCGTCCAGGACCCCGACGGCGACTACCGGGCCGCCCCCGACCTGGCCGACCTGGGACGCCCCCGCATCGACGCCAACGACCTGCGCGCCCGGGCCGTGAACTGGGCGGACTCCCTGGCCAGCCGCACCGGGGAGTCGGTCCGGCTCGCGACGCTGGCCGAGGGCCGCGCGCTCGTCGTGCACCACGTGTTCCGCCCCGACGACAGCGCCCAGGAGCTGCGCACCGGCCTGTCGCTGCCCGCGCACGCCTGCGCGCTGGGGAAGGTGCTGCTGGCCTCGGCCCCCGTCCGCCCGCGCGGGCGGCTGGTCGCCATGACGGCCCGCACGGTCGTCGACCCCGCGGCGCTGCGCCGGACCCTGGCCGCCGTGCGGGAGCAGGGCTGGGCCCTGGAGGTCGAGGAGCTGGAGGCCGGTGTCGCCGGGATCGCCGCCCCCGTGCGCGACCTCGGCGGGCTCGTCGTGGGCGCCATCGGCATCGACGGGGACAGCGAGCGCCTCGTCGACGCCCGCGGCCGCCCCCGCGCCGGCCTGGTCCCCGCCGTGAGGCAGGCCGCGCGGTCCATCTCCCGCGGCCTCGGGGCCCGCGACGGCTGA